Proteins co-encoded in one Setaria viridis chromosome 9, Setaria_viridis_v4.0, whole genome shotgun sequence genomic window:
- the LOC117840621 gene encoding small GTPase LIP1 produces MMFWRDGGGSGSGSGRDSLSGGPPCGQVRVLVVGDSGVGKSSLVHLLLNGSAVARPAQTIGCAVGVKHITYSSPGSSSNSIKADAERNFFVELWDVSGHERYKECRSLFYSQINGVIFVYDLSQRKTKTNLNKWAVEVAESGTFSAPLGSGGPGGLPVPYLVIANKVDIAPRDGRRVSSGNLVDVARQWVEKQGLLPPSDELPLADSFPGNSGLLTAAKEARYDKEALIKFFRMLIRRRYFSNELPALSPWSLTSREDTILPVETVNDDDLFQRKSYGSQSYKYNGVAPLPAQRNLTPPPTLYPQQPMSSSSENYRYHRFSSSSIPDSGGGRPSRADINI; encoded by the exons ATGATGTTCtggagggacggcggcgggagcgggagcgggagcgggcggGACTCCCTCAGCGGCGGGCCGCCCTGCGGCCAGGTgcgcgtcctcgtcgtcggcgacTCAG GTGTGGGCAAATCTTCATTGGTGCATCTCTTATTAAATGGTTCTGCAGTTGCTCGACCAGCCCAAACAATTGGATGTGCAGTTGGTGTTAAA CATATTACTTACAGCAGCCCAGGGAGTTCATCTAATAGCATCAAGGCTGATGCTGAAAGAAACTTCTTTGTTGAGCTTTGGGATGTTTCAGGACATGAGCGCTACAAAGAGTGCCGTTCACTCTTTTATTCACAAATAAATG GTGTCATCTTTGTTTATGACCTCTCTCAGAGGAAGACAAAAACAAATTTGAACAAATGGGCAGTGGAGGTTGCTGAATCTGGGACCTTTTCAGCTCCTCTTGGGTCTGGTGGTCCAGGTGGCCTTCCAGTTCCTTACCTAGTGATTGCTAACAAAGTGGATATTGCTCCAAGAGATGGTAGAAGAGTGAGCAGTGGGAATCTTGTTGATGTTGCTCGTCAATGGGTTGAAAAACAAGGCCTACTTCCACCAAGTGATGAACTTCCTCTCGCTGATAGCTTCCCTGGCAATTCTGGTCTGCTCACG GCTGCAAAAGAGGCAAGATATGATAAAGAAGCTCTGATCAAGTTTTTCCGCATG TTGATAAGGAGAAGGTATTTTTCGAATGAGCTTCCTGCCCTGAGCCCATGGTCACTCACTTCCAGAGAGGATACCATCCTTCCTGTAGAAACTGTGAATGATGATGACCTGTTCCAAAGAAAAAG CTACGGGAGTCAGAGCTACAAATACAATGGGGTTGCTCCACTGCCTGCACAGCGAAACCTAACTCCACCCCCCACACTCTATCCACAGCAGCCAATGTCATCTTCATCAGAGAACTACAGATATCACAGATTCTCCTCTTCATCAATTCCTGATTCAGGCGGTGGTAGACCAAGCCGAGCAGACATCAATATATGA
- the LOC117835534 gene encoding disease resistance protein RGA2, translated as MEMVVSAVAGDLINRLMSFLISKYKSEEQLEDKMKRLQDLLIRAHMIVEEAEVRYITNSKMLLQLKKLVEVMYQGYHVLDTIKYRTLCSSNADESEVSSSNINELSFTTCIKQLCTKNCTHNIHGLRITLDNLESTVSNMKEFVLLLGGCERMFRRPYDSYVYIDNFMFGRHVEKQLVINILQQENIPPFAPAVLPIIGGSRVGKKTLVAHVCNNEKVRSKFSSILHVRGENIWRIAREVGPVRSLVMVEFTTDVDEEDWLKFYSSVKQMGRGSKIIIISKIAKLSRFGTVKPVRLDALSHEEYSYLFKVLAFGGTNPEEHPQLAVIAEDLAVALGGSLITANVCADMMRKNQNVHFWISIFKNYRNVVRKSFSVFREHPKNLMDQDHPIDITRLASSSWALPSSATFRLMPPHTEVDDSKTELPKVMVGDLIAGSAILPREEFELVSWESRIPPYKRFVNFATCCDEEPISQHHTASAGKKRKRLDK; from the coding sequence ATGGAGATGGTTGTATCTGCAGTTGCAGGTGACCTGATTAACCGATTGATGTCCTTCTTGATCAGCAAGTACAAAAGTGAAGAGCAGTTAGAGGACAAGATGAAAAGGCTGCAAGATCTACTGATTAGAGCCCATATGATCGTCGAGGAGGCTGAGGTGCGATATATCACCAACTCAAAGATGCTACTTCAGCTGAAGAAGCTTGTGGAGGTCATGTACCAAGGCTACCACGTTCTGGACACCATCAAGTATAGGACTCTCTGCAGCTCAAACGCTGATGAAAGTGAGGTTAGCAGTTCCAATATCAATGAATTGTCCTTCACCACTTGCATTAAACAGCTTTGTACAAAGAATTGCACTCACAATATTCATGGGCTTCGAATTACATTGGATAATCTTGAATCAACTGTTTCTAATATGAAAGAGTTTGTGCTACTTCTTGGGGGATGCGAGCGCATGTTCCGTAGACCCTATGACTCATATGTTTACATCGATAACTTCATGTTTGGTCGTCATGTCGAAAAGCAGCTGGTCATCAATATCTTGCAGCAAGAAAATATCCCTCCTTTCGCTCCGGCCGTTCTCCCAATCATAGGGGGTAGTAGAGTGGGCAAGAAAACCCTAGTTGCACATGTGTGCAATAATGAGAAAGTCAGGTCAAAATTCTCATCAATCTTGCATGTCAGGGGTGAAAACATCTGGAGAATAGCGCGTGAAGTAGGACCAGTGAGGTCCTTGGTAATGGTTGAGTTTACCACAGATGTGGATGAAGAGGATTGGTTGAAGTTCTATTCATCAGTAAAGCAGATGGGAAGAGGAAGCAAGATCATAATCATAAGTAAGATTGCAAAATTATCGAGGTTTGGGACGGTAAAGCCGGTTCGTCTTGATGCCTTGTCCCATGAGGAGTATAGCTACCTCTTTAAGGTTCTTGCATTTGGAGGTACAAACCCTGAAGAACACCCTCAGTTGGCAGTTATAGCTGAAGATCTAGCGGTAGCTTTGGGAGGGTCACTCATCACAGCAAACGTATGTGCTGATATGAtgaggaaaaatcaaaatgttCACTTCTGGATCAgcatatttaaaaattatagGAATGTGGTGCGGAAGAGCTTCTCGGTGTTTCGTGAGCATCCAAAGAACCTTATGGACCAAGATCATCCTATAGACATAACCAGACTTGCATCATCATCATGGGCATTGCCATCATCTGCTACATTTCGCCTAATGCCTCCTCATACTGAAGTTGACGATTCCAAAACTGAATTGCCGAAGGTGATGGTTGGAGATCTGATTGCTGGCTCAGCTATTCTGCCGAGGGAGGAGTTTGAACTAGTCTCGTGGGAATCGCGGATACCCCCTTACAAAAGGTTTGTAAACTTTGCTACGTGCTGTGATGAGGAGCCGATCTCTCAGCATCATACAGCATCAGCTGGCAAGAAGCGCAAACGATTAGATAAGTAA